Proteins encoded in a region of the Pristis pectinata isolate sPriPec2 chromosome 16, sPriPec2.1.pri, whole genome shotgun sequence genome:
- the ube2c gene encoding LOW QUALITY PROTEIN: ubiquitin-conjugating enzyme E2 C (The sequence of the model RefSeq protein was modified relative to this genomic sequence to represent the inferred CDS: deleted 1 base in 1 codon) — translation MAQNVDPSTAAAAGTTATRKGSEGGAAIARGSVSKRLQQELMTLMMSGNKGISAFPESDNLFRWIGTIDGAAGTVYEGLRYKLSLEFPSGYPYKPPTVKFLTSCYHPNVDGEGNICLDILKDKWSALYDVRTILLSIQSLLGEPNVQSPLNVAAAQLWSNQQEYKQRLHEA, via the exons ATGGCCCAGAACGTGGACCCCAGCACCGCCGCCGCCGCGGGGACCACCGCGACCCGGAAAGGCAGCGAGGGCGGCGCCGCCATCGCCCGGGGCTCGGTGTCCAAGAG GTTGCAGCAGGAGCTGATGACTCTCATG ATGTCGGGTAACAAAGGAATTTCCGCTTTCCCCGAGTCGGACAATCTCTTCCGATGGATCGGCACCATTGACGGCGCCGCGGGCACG GTCTATGAAGGTTTGAGATACAAGCTGTCTCTGGAATTCCCCAGTGGCTACCCATACAAA CCTCCCACCGTGAAGTTCCTCACCTCCTGCTACCATCCCAATGTGGACGGCGAAGGCAATATCTGCCTGGATATTCTCAAGGACAAATGGTCAGCACTTTATGATGTCAGGACGATCCTGCTGTCGATTCAGAGTTTACTGGGAG AACCTAATGTACAGAGTCCCCTGAATGTTGCTGCAGctcaactgtggtctaaccagcaag